One window from the genome of Rhizobium sp. Pop5 encodes:
- a CDS encoding helix-turn-helix domain-containing protein yields the protein MDLLQNRSLVDRSWTPTPYDQWADDLHNICGNFNAHTMERGDKVIGTARRIDVCGMEFAHVSNDLDYIHRDWNDIRRDAHEHLFLILQLEGTCGVEHSGQQNILDVGECILVDLTRPTTFYFRGHFSNHLSLHLPRQLMYSESKVDFDVARKLAAGDPMAIMLRALIAKMMTTPACEAPSPHLRQLMFDTTRQAFLSTGIQTVSLNSLHDSAGKRMQLVDILIDRHLTDSDLSARWLATRLGVSIRTLQQDFQGMGITCTTVIRDKRLRLAREKIEQLKEKRNAATIAEVAYSAGFNDISYFNRSFKELFDCAPSELLRAGEPVLKVS from the coding sequence TTGGACCTGTTGCAGAACCGCAGTCTGGTGGATCGAAGCTGGACACCGACGCCTTATGATCAATGGGCGGACGACCTTCACAATATCTGCGGAAATTTCAACGCGCACACGATGGAGCGCGGCGACAAGGTCATCGGCACGGCGCGCCGCATCGACGTGTGCGGCATGGAATTTGCCCATGTCTCCAACGATCTCGATTATATCCATCGCGACTGGAACGACATTCGCCGCGATGCCCACGAGCATCTGTTCCTGATCCTGCAGCTCGAGGGCACCTGTGGGGTGGAGCATTCCGGTCAGCAGAACATCCTGGACGTCGGCGAATGCATTCTGGTGGATTTGACCCGTCCGACGACCTTCTATTTCCGCGGCCATTTTTCCAATCATCTGTCCCTGCATTTGCCGCGACAACTGATGTATTCGGAAAGCAAGGTGGATTTCGACGTGGCCCGCAAGCTTGCGGCCGGCGATCCGATGGCGATAATGCTGCGCGCGCTGATCGCCAAGATGATGACCACGCCGGCATGCGAGGCGCCTTCACCGCATCTGCGCCAGTTGATGTTCGACACGACGCGTCAGGCGTTTCTGTCGACCGGCATCCAGACAGTAAGCCTGAATTCGTTGCACGACAGTGCGGGCAAGCGCATGCAGCTGGTCGATATTCTGATCGACAGACACCTGACCGACAGCGATCTCAGCGCCAGGTGGCTGGCGACGAGACTCGGCGTATCGATCCGCACCCTGCAGCAGGATTTTCAGGGAATGGGCATCACCTGCACCACCGTCATTCGCGATAAGCGCTTGCGGCTGGCGCGTGAGAAGATCGAGCAATTGAAGGAGAAGCGCAACGCCGCGACCATCGCCGAAGTCGCCTATTCGGCCGGCTTCAACGACATTTCCTATTTCAACCGCAGCTTCAAGGAGCTGTTCGATTGTGCGCCGAGCGAGCTGCTTCGCGCCGGCGAACCGGTGCTGAAGGTGAGCTGA
- the hpaR gene encoding homoprotocatechuate degradation operon regulator HpaR yields the protein MKNSEQDKVEMPSAQERRSPQERRRSLAIGLLRAREAVMSHFRPILAAHNVTEQQWRVIRVLSEEGTVDASEVADKASILAPSLTRMIRSLEERGFITKHKDKADGRRVLLRITPAGREMVDEVMPESLKVYANIGARFGAQRVEQLLDMLDELTALRLEGATSGEE from the coding sequence ATGAAGAATTCAGAGCAGGATAAAGTCGAAATGCCCTCCGCGCAGGAGCGCCGTTCGCCACAGGAACGTCGGAGGTCCCTTGCGATCGGACTTTTGCGTGCGCGTGAAGCGGTGATGAGCCATTTTCGGCCGATCCTGGCGGCGCATAACGTGACGGAGCAGCAGTGGCGGGTCATCCGCGTGCTGTCCGAAGAGGGAACGGTCGATGCAAGCGAAGTGGCGGACAAGGCCTCGATCCTGGCGCCGAGCCTGACGCGCATGATCCGCTCGCTCGAAGAGCGCGGCTTCATCACCAAGCATAAGGACAAGGCGGACGGCCGGCGGGTGCTGTTGCGGATTACGCCCGCGGGGCGAGAAATGGTCGACGAGGTCATGCCGGAGAGCCTGAAGGTCTATGCCAATATCGGCGCACGCTTCGGTGCGCAGCGGGTCGAGCAACTGTTGGATATGCTGGACGAACTGACGGCGCTGAGGCTCGAAGGCGCGACCAGCGGTGAGGAGTGA
- a CDS encoding LacI family DNA-binding transcriptional regulator: protein MVSIVSVAKAAGVSNKTVSRVINGEPYVTEETRERVEKAIRDLGYIPNMAARLIRSSRSNTFGIITDYVSTTPYSVDIVRGIQDWANANGKTILMANTGGSSEREAEVWKMFQSHRIDGVLYVTMYRRTVDPEAADVHIPTVMINCGPRTNELFPSIEPDDYQGAQDLTRYLLDRGHRKIGYIRLNPVLMGARLRLDAFRKTAGDFGVAESDLSIRLGMEGSVGAEKNYVFAVATEMLKQKDRPTAIMGGNDEMTIQIYIAAMALGLRIPEDVSIVGFDDFRTVSLALKPQLTTAALPYYDLGREGAELLNSVAAGNKPRPSSRVVPCKLVERTSVRSL, encoded by the coding sequence ATGGTCAGCATTGTCAGCGTCGCGAAAGCGGCCGGGGTTTCCAACAAGACAGTTTCACGGGTCATCAACGGTGAGCCTTATGTGACTGAGGAAACCCGGGAGAGAGTGGAAAAGGCTATCCGCGACCTCGGTTATATCCCAAACATGGCAGCGCGCCTCATCCGTTCGAGCCGCTCCAACACCTTCGGCATTATCACCGATTATGTGTCTACCACACCCTATTCGGTCGACATCGTGCGGGGGATACAAGATTGGGCAAATGCGAACGGCAAGACCATCCTCATGGCAAATACTGGCGGCTCTTCCGAGAGAGAGGCCGAAGTCTGGAAGATGTTCCAGTCCCACCGGATTGACGGGGTTCTTTATGTGACAATGTACCGTCGCACCGTGGATCCTGAGGCAGCCGATGTCCACATTCCGACCGTGATGATCAACTGCGGGCCTCGTACGAACGAACTGTTCCCGTCGATCGAGCCTGATGACTATCAGGGCGCGCAAGATCTTACGCGCTATCTGCTTGACAGGGGTCATCGAAAGATCGGCTACATCCGCCTCAATCCCGTTTTGATGGGTGCGCGACTTCGCCTCGATGCCTTCCGTAAAACCGCTGGAGACTTTGGCGTTGCTGAAAGCGACCTGAGTATCCGTCTCGGCATGGAAGGCTCGGTTGGAGCGGAGAAGAACTACGTTTTTGCGGTTGCGACCGAGATGTTAAAACAAAAGGATCGACCGACCGCGATTATGGGCGGCAATGACGAGATGACGATCCAAATCTACATCGCGGCAATGGCATTGGGTCTCCGCATCCCTGAGGATGTCAGCATTGTCGGCTTTGACGATTTCCGGACGGTTTCCCTCGCGCTGAAGCCGCAACTGACCACTGCCGCCTTGCCGTACTACGATTTAGGTCGGGAAGGGGCGGAATTGCTGAATAGCGTGGCGGCGGGAAACAAGCCACGTCCGAGCAGTCGTGTTGTGCCCTGTAAACTGGTGGAGCGAACTTCGGTGCGATCGTTGTAA